In a genomic window of candidate division WOR-3 bacterium:
- a CDS encoding tyrosine recombinase XerC, giving the protein MAHQDGSKGSRVQGSGKNPEPRHPRTPAPQHCPTGAVEANPAYQSARDDFLVWLEKEKQFSDHTLRSYTNDLGQFFEYCSDRLGGKPLAALTHADIRDFLGALLRYGYEKRSAARKLSTVKSFLRYLVRKGVLSANPATAVKGPRLEQRLPGFLTQYQVREAIEIKGNAEVVVRERAILETLYGSGLRAAELVGLNEADVDFVAETIRVRGKGGKERIVPLGRAEKQALDEWLARRTHKHAEPVFTNNQGGRLTTRSIQNIVRKALSRVADATATNPHSLRHAFATHLLERGADLRAVQELLGHVSLSTTQIYSHVTVERLKQVYDRAHPRSGFQK; this is encoded by the coding sequence ATGGCCCACCAAGACGGATCCAAGGGTTCACGGGTTCAGGGGTCCGGAAAGAACCCGGAACCCCGGCACCCCAGAACCCCGGCACCCCAGCACTGTCCGACAGGGGCCGTTGAGGCCAACCCCGCCTACCAGTCGGCGCGGGACGATTTTCTCGTCTGGCTGGAGAAGGAAAAGCAGTTCTCAGACCACACCCTCCGCTCCTACACCAACGACCTCGGCCAGTTCTTCGAGTACTGCTCTGACCGGCTCGGCGGCAAACCGCTGGCCGCTCTCACGCACGCCGACATCCGCGACTTCCTCGGCGCGTTGCTCCGCTACGGATACGAGAAACGCTCGGCCGCACGCAAGCTGTCCACCGTCAAGTCCTTCCTCCGCTACCTCGTTCGCAAGGGCGTGCTCTCGGCGAACCCGGCGACCGCGGTCAAGGGCCCGCGGCTCGAACAGCGCCTGCCCGGATTCCTGACCCAATACCAGGTGCGAGAAGCCATCGAAATCAAGGGCAACGCCGAGGTCGTGGTGCGCGAGCGGGCGATTCTCGAGACGCTGTACGGTTCAGGCCTGCGTGCCGCCGAACTGGTCGGCCTGAATGAGGCTGACGTCGACTTCGTCGCCGAGACTATCCGCGTGCGCGGCAAGGGCGGAAAGGAGCGAATCGTACCTTTGGGCCGGGCCGAGAAGCAGGCGCTGGACGAATGGCTCGCCCGCCGCACTCACAAGCACGCGGAGCCGGTCTTCACAAACAACCAGGGCGGACGCCTCACGACCCGCAGCATCCAGAACATCGTCCGGAAAGCGCTCTCAAGGGTGGCCGATGCCACCGCTACCAACCCCCATTCCCTGCGCCACGCGTTCGCCACGCACCTGCTGGAACGTGGCGCTGACCTGCGCGCTGTTCAGGAGTTGCTGGGGCACGTCTCTCTCTCAACGACGCAGATCTACTCGCACGTCACCGTAGAACGGCTGAAGCAGGTATACGACCGCGCCCATCCCCGGTCCGGTTTTCAGAAATGA
- a CDS encoding SDR family oxidoreductase — translation MRALVAGGAGFVGSHLCDLLLDNGFEVLCLDSLLTGSKRNIRHLLSRPDFRFQRVDVTKRLRLPGRVDVVFNLASPASPKDYMALPLATLAVGSSGTRNLLEVALGKKAVFVQASTSEIYGDPLLHPQPESYWGNVNSIGPRSAYDEAKRFGEALVMAYHRRYGLATRIARIFNTYGPRMKLDDGRIVPTLVHQALTGRPLTVFGTGRQTRSFCYVSDMVEGLYRLASCSDPMPVNLGNPHEFTILRFAQVVKKLTGSVSPLKFEPLPEDDPKRRRPNISRAQRLLRWQPKVQLEPGLKLTIDSFRKKT, via the coding sequence GTGAGGGCGCTGGTCGCGGGTGGAGCCGGCTTCGTCGGCTCGCACCTCTGTGACCTCCTGCTGGATAACGGCTTTGAAGTCCTGTGTCTGGACAGCCTTCTCACCGGTTCGAAGCGCAACATCCGCCACCTGCTCAGCCGTCCGGACTTCCGGTTCCAGCGCGTCGACGTAACGAAGCGGCTGCGTCTGCCCGGTCGGGTGGACGTTGTTTTCAACCTCGCTTCCCCTGCCTCACCCAAAGACTACATGGCACTGCCGCTCGCGACCCTGGCCGTCGGTTCTTCGGGAACCCGCAACTTGCTGGAAGTCGCACTCGGGAAGAAAGCGGTATTCGTCCAGGCCTCGACTTCTGAGATCTATGGCGACCCGCTGCTCCATCCTCAACCGGAGAGCTATTGGGGAAACGTCAACTCGATCGGCCCCAGGTCTGCGTACGATGAAGCCAAGCGGTTCGGCGAAGCTCTGGTCATGGCCTATCACCGCCGCTACGGACTCGCGACGAGAATCGCCCGGATCTTCAACACCTATGGTCCCCGGATGAAGCTCGACGACGGCCGGATAGTCCCGACGCTGGTCCACCAGGCTCTGACCGGCCGTCCCCTGACGGTATTCGGGACCGGACGCCAGACGCGCAGTTTCTGCTACGTATCGGATATGGTTGAAGGGCTCTATCGTCTCGCCTCCTGCTCCGACCCGATGCCGGTCAACCTCGGCAATCCGCACGAGTTCACGATCCTCCGCTTCGCTCAGGTCGTGAAGAAACTGACCGGCTCCGTGAGCCCGCTCAAGTTCGAGCCGCTGCCCGAAGACGACCCCAAGCGCCGCAGACCGAACATCAGCCGCGCGCAGCGACTGCTCCGCTGGCAACCGAAGGTCCAACTGGAACCGGGACTCAAGCTCACCATCGACTCGTTCCGCAAGAAGACCTGA
- a CDS encoding UDP-glucose/GDP-mannose dehydrogenase family protein, protein MKIAMIGSGYVGLTSGPCLAKVGHEVICVDNDASRIESLKRGEVPIYEPGLPEIIAEAAKAGRLRFTTDIGAAVRESKAVFIAVGTPPRENGQPDLTFVEDVARDIAANIQDYKLIVEKSTVPVQTGKWVRTTIERYKKSDTPFDVASNPEFLREGSAVGDFLYPDRIVCGVDSDRARELMKEIYAPIDAPIVFTDLASAELIKHASNAFLSMKISFANALSIVCEASGADIRRVCSGIGMDKRIGPAFLEAGVGYGGFCFPKDLSAFIAIAQELGYDFRLLREVEAINEDMKRRFVRKIQSVLWNLRDKNIGVLGLAFKPNTDDMRLAPSIDIINGLVREGARVKAFDPQSMERAKGLLPGITYCSRAEDVADEADVLAVVTEWPEFKKIDLVALKQRMRLPIICDGRNLFERSEVEKLGFTYIGVGR, encoded by the coding sequence ATGAAAATCGCGATGATCGGCTCGGGTTATGTCGGGCTCACCAGTGGCCCCTGTCTGGCGAAGGTCGGCCATGAGGTAATTTGCGTGGATAACGACGCTTCGCGGATTGAGTCCTTGAAACGCGGCGAGGTGCCGATCTATGAACCCGGCCTGCCGGAGATCATCGCCGAAGCCGCGAAAGCCGGTCGGCTGCGCTTCACCACCGACATCGGTGCGGCCGTGCGCGAGAGCAAAGCCGTATTCATCGCGGTCGGCACGCCACCCCGCGAGAACGGCCAACCGGACCTCACCTTTGTCGAGGACGTGGCCCGCGACATCGCGGCCAACATCCAGGACTACAAGCTGATTGTCGAGAAGTCCACCGTGCCGGTCCAGACCGGCAAGTGGGTACGCACCACCATCGAGCGGTACAAGAAATCCGACACGCCTTTCGACGTGGCTTCGAACCCCGAGTTCCTGCGCGAGGGATCGGCGGTCGGCGACTTTCTCTACCCGGACCGCATCGTCTGCGGCGTCGACTCCGACCGGGCCCGGGAGTTGATGAAGGAAATCTACGCCCCGATAGACGCGCCGATAGTCTTCACCGACCTGGCTTCGGCCGAGCTGATCAAGCACGCGTCGAACGCGTTCCTGTCGATGAAGATATCCTTCGCCAATGCCCTCTCGATTGTCTGCGAGGCCTCGGGCGCGGACATCAGGAGAGTCTGCTCCGGCATCGGCATGGACAAACGCATCGGCCCGGCGTTCCTCGAGGCGGGCGTCGGCTACGGCGGGTTCTGTTTCCCCAAGGACCTGAGCGCGTTTATCGCCATCGCCCAGGAACTGGGCTACGACTTCCGGTTGCTCAGGGAGGTCGAGGCGATTAACGAGGACATGAAGCGACGGTTCGTCCGCAAGATCCAGTCCGTGCTCTGGAACCTGCGCGACAAGAACATAGGCGTGCTCGGGCTCGCGTTCAAACCCAACACGGACGACATGCGGCTGGCGCCCTCCATCGACATCATCAACGGTCTGGTGCGAGAAGGTGCGAGGGTGAAGGCGTTTGACCCGCAGTCGATGGAGCGGGCGAAGGGCCTGCTGCCCGGCATCACATATTGCAGTCGCGCCGAGGACGTGGCCGACGAAGCCGACGTGCTCGCGGTCGTCACCGAGTGGCCCGAGTTCAAGAAGATCGACCTCGTCGCGCTGAAGCAACGGATGCGCCTGCCCATCATCTGCGACGGACGGAATCTGTTCGAACGGAGCGAGGTCGAGAAGCTCGGCTTCACCTACATCGGGGTTGGCCGGTGA
- the dxs gene encoding 1-deoxy-D-xylulose-5-phosphate synthase, producing the protein MALLEGVRSPADVRRMSLSQLQQLAAEIRDLIVKTTAKNGGHTAPSLGVVELTLALHCVYDTPRDQIIWDVGHQCYAHKIITGRRDRFETLRRKGGISGFPKKSESDYDTFDTGHSGDSIGVALGAAVGDRLRGSTRRSVAVIGDGSVAAGMAFEALNSAGCLKQDVVVVLNDNEMSIARSTGAMAGYLNRIITGKMYNRLRADAWNLLGHLPDDLSDKSRVAARKLQEGLKNLVVPSIMFEELGFRYVGPVDGHNLADLLDTFKRVRQLRGPILVHVVTRKGKGYEPAMRHPEVFHGTGPFDVDTGKPLASAGMTFTGAFGEKMVELAGNDERVAAITAGMCLGTGLLPFRDKFPNRLFDVGICEQHAVAFGAGLAMAGMRPVVALYSTFLTRGLDQVIQDVCLQKLPVVFAVDRGGLVGEDGPTHHGVFDLSYLSMVPGLAVMAPMDEAELAAMLEFAVGYVHGPTAIRYPRGGSMSKRATGIAPIELGKAEVLREGEGGCVLAVGFMAGVASRATEILRDRGVTVTLINSRFVKPLDRGLILSLADRHPVIVTVEENVLSGGYGSAVSELIERSGRRTRVTSIGLEDRFYEQGPRDWLLDQAGLSPEKLADRLQQILTSYA; encoded by the coding sequence ATGGCGCTGCTTGAAGGCGTGCGTTCGCCGGCTGATGTCCGGCGCATGTCGCTGTCCCAGTTGCAGCAACTGGCAGCCGAGATCCGGGACCTGATAGTCAAGACCACGGCGAAGAACGGCGGCCACACTGCGCCGAGCCTGGGAGTCGTCGAGCTGACGCTCGCCCTGCATTGTGTCTACGATACTCCGAGAGACCAGATTATCTGGGACGTCGGACACCAGTGCTACGCCCACAAGATCATCACCGGGCGCAGGGACCGGTTCGAAACACTCCGCCGGAAGGGCGGGATCTCGGGGTTCCCCAAGAAGTCGGAGAGCGACTACGATACATTCGACACCGGCCACTCCGGGGATTCGATCGGTGTGGCGCTGGGTGCAGCTGTCGGAGACCGGCTCAGGGGTTCGACGCGGCGTTCAGTCGCCGTCATTGGCGACGGCTCAGTTGCGGCCGGGATGGCATTCGAGGCGCTGAACAGCGCCGGCTGTCTCAAACAGGATGTCGTAGTTGTCCTGAACGACAATGAGATGTCAATTGCCCGCAGTACCGGCGCGATGGCCGGCTACCTCAACCGGATTATCACCGGAAAGATGTACAACAGGCTGCGCGCCGACGCGTGGAACCTGCTTGGGCATCTGCCCGACGACCTGAGCGACAAGTCACGGGTCGCGGCCCGCAAGCTCCAGGAGGGCCTCAAGAACCTGGTTGTCCCGAGCATCATGTTCGAGGAACTCGGGTTCCGATATGTCGGGCCGGTGGACGGACACAATCTGGCCGATCTGCTTGATACATTCAAGCGGGTGCGACAATTGCGCGGGCCGATCCTGGTCCACGTGGTGACGCGCAAGGGCAAGGGCTACGAGCCGGCGATGCGGCATCCGGAGGTCTTTCACGGCACCGGGCCATTTGACGTCGATACGGGCAAGCCGCTGGCGTCGGCCGGGATGACGTTCACGGGCGCCTTTGGCGAGAAGATGGTTGAGCTTGCCGGCAACGACGAGCGGGTTGCTGCGATCACGGCGGGGATGTGTCTCGGAACTGGTCTGCTGCCGTTTCGCGACAAGTTCCCGAACCGCCTTTTCGACGTCGGTATCTGCGAGCAGCACGCGGTTGCCTTCGGAGCGGGATTGGCCATGGCGGGAATGAGGCCGGTGGTTGCACTGTACTCCACCTTCTTGACGCGCGGACTGGATCAGGTGATCCAGGACGTCTGTCTGCAGAAGCTGCCGGTCGTCTTCGCTGTTGACCGAGGCGGCCTGGTGGGTGAGGACGGACCGACGCATCACGGCGTGTTCGACCTCTCCTACCTCAGCATGGTGCCCGGGCTGGCGGTCATGGCGCCCATGGACGAGGCCGAGCTTGCCGCCATGCTCGAATTCGCGGTAGGCTACGTTCACGGCCCGACTGCCATAAGGTACCCGCGCGGCGGGTCAATGTCGAAACGGGCGACGGGTATCGCACCCATAGAACTCGGCAAAGCCGAAGTGCTACGCGAAGGCGAGGGCGGCTGCGTGCTGGCAGTCGGCTTCATGGCAGGCGTTGCGAGTCGCGCGACGGAAATCCTGAGAGACCGGGGGGTGACCGTAACTCTGATCAACTCCCGTTTCGTCAAGCCGCTGGACCGGGGACTGATTCTCTCTCTCGCCGACCGACACCCTGTGATCGTCACAGTCGAGGAGAACGTGCTATCCGGAGGATACGGCAGCGCCGTCAGCGAGCTGATCGAGCGTTCGGGCAGGCGTACCCGTGTGACTTCGATTGGGCTTGAGGACCGCTTCTACGAACAGGGACCGCGAGACTGGCTGCTTGACCAGGCCGGGCTCTCGCCTGAGAAGCTGGCCGACAGGCTGCAGCAGATCCTGACGTCCTACGCCTAG
- the ftsE gene encoding cell division ATP-binding protein FtsE has translation MADSSASDSINAVELVGVSRLYQHSWPALTDVNLTIEKGDFIFILGATGAGKTTLLRLLYRQDLADSGKIKVLGYDLKKMPPSEVPHLRKRIGIIFQDFRLLAERTVYENLEFVLRVIGTDPKEIPGRIQESLNRLGLVHKKDSYPHQLSGGEQQKTSIARALVKEPEILLADEPTGNIDPKAAADILNILKDINYQGATVLMATHDADLAERTRRRRVTLDAGRIVRDET, from the coding sequence ATGGCAGACTCCTCTGCGTCCGACTCGATCAACGCCGTCGAACTCGTCGGCGTTTCGCGGCTATACCAGCATTCGTGGCCGGCCCTGACCGATGTGAATCTCACCATCGAGAAGGGCGATTTCATCTTCATCCTCGGCGCCACCGGCGCCGGTAAGACCACACTGCTGCGACTGCTGTATCGCCAGGACCTCGCCGACTCCGGCAAGATCAAGGTCCTCGGGTACGACCTCAAGAAGATGCCTCCCTCCGAAGTACCGCACCTCCGGAAGCGCATCGGTATCATCTTCCAGGATTTCCGCCTGCTGGCGGAACGGACTGTTTACGAGAACCTTGAATTTGTGCTGAGGGTCATCGGCACGGACCCGAAGGAGATTCCGGGTCGAATCCAGGAGTCGCTCAACCGGCTGGGCCTCGTCCACAAGAAGGACTCGTATCCGCACCAGCTTTCCGGCGGCGAGCAACAGAAGACCTCGATTGCCCGGGCCCTGGTCAAGGAACCGGAGATACTCCTTGCGGACGAGCCGACCGGAAACATCGACCCCAAGGCCGCCGCCGACATACTGAACATTCTCAAGGATATCAACTACCAGGGCGCCACCGTACTCATGGCTACTCATGACGCAGACCTGGCGGAACGCACCCGGCGACGGCGCGTGACCCTCGACGCCGGCAGGATAGTACGCGATGAGACCTAG
- a CDS encoding FtsX-like permease family protein: protein MRPSHILQETFRSISRNRGSFVLAATVQAICLVLLSVFIILTWNLVRLSEAARRNVELYAFVADQADPMLLVQRIASLDGVAQARYVPKAEALTELRADLGSDSTLVDALEQNPLPPSVRITVRSGFASLSELAAMEQKIQLIPGVTEVWSGKEMVERLEVITRTVMFLDIGILVIVFCAVLFIAFQTVESSIASRHHEIQIMELVGATNATVRLPFLCEGTAQGMLGGAAAFVLAVLFHRLAAVVIPATALPVGIVLLADLGLGALSGVAGSLIALNRIHRAPQAVVTDDSEE, encoded by the coding sequence ATGAGACCTAGCCACATCCTCCAGGAGACTTTCCGCAGCATCAGCCGCAACCGCGGCAGTTTTGTCCTGGCGGCGACGGTTCAGGCAATCTGCCTGGTGCTGTTGTCCGTGTTCATCATCCTCACCTGGAATCTCGTTCGGCTGTCGGAAGCGGCCAGGCGAAACGTCGAGCTCTATGCGTTCGTCGCCGACCAGGCCGACCCGATGCTGCTGGTACAGCGGATTGCCTCGCTCGATGGTGTGGCCCAGGCGCGCTACGTTCCCAAGGCCGAGGCTCTCACCGAACTGCGGGCCGACCTCGGGTCTGACTCGACCCTCGTGGACGCGCTGGAGCAGAACCCGCTACCTCCTTCAGTTCGCATCACGGTCCGTTCCGGGTTCGCGTCTCTCTCGGAACTGGCCGCTATGGAGCAGAAGATCCAGCTGATTCCCGGGGTCACCGAGGTCTGGTCGGGTAAGGAGATGGTCGAACGGCTCGAGGTTATCACCCGCACGGTGATGTTCCTCGACATCGGCATCCTCGTAATCGTCTTCTGCGCTGTCCTTTTCATCGCCTTTCAGACCGTGGAGTCTTCGATTGCGTCGCGCCATCACGAGATACAGATCATGGAGCTTGTGGGCGCTACGAATGCCACTGTCCGCCTTCCGTTCCTCTGTGAAGGAACCGCCCAGGGCATGCTGGGCGGAGCGGCCGCGTTCGTCCTGGCGGTGTTGTTCCACCGGCTGGCGGCAGTCGTCATACCGGCGACCGCCCTGCCGGTCGGAATCGTGCTGCTCGCTGACCTCGGTCTCGGAGCTCTGTCCGGTGTTGCCGGCTCGCTCATCGCTCTCAACCGCATTCACCGCGCTCCCCAGGCAGTCGTCACGGACGATAGTGAAGAGTGA
- a CDS encoding Do family serine endopeptidase: MNHRISLKLVGAILAPAVLVAFVVGLVLAGALSLRPSLAQTETKLAQVGLGLGAGDHSPFAQVADAVLPAVVNISAEKTVRVSERSRLEGTPLEQFFRDFMRGMPEMPQEQRQGSLGSGVLISTDGYIVTNNHVVSGFDKIAVRLSDETEFKGKAVKVVGRDPQSDLAVLKVESKQPLPAVLLANPADIKVGDWAIAVGNPFGLRGTVTVGVVSAKGRSGLPLPEGPTYQDFIQTDASINPGNSGGALVNIKGELMGVNSAIRTPTGYNVGIGFAVPVDIVKSVTDQLIKTGKVVRGYMGIRPQPVTEAIRRAMALEDSKGVLVAEVISGQPADKAGIESGDVITSVNGVKVDGVEQFRRRVAEFSPGSKITVEIVRDGERLSKGLTLATLPVDGQQAPSQEEEQPSVWLGISVRSLTQDERAQAKVSGGVIVEDVESGSAADEAGIQAADIVLEVGKTRIGGMDDYSRAVRQFRGSNRAVLFRVNRGGSVLYIAVEPGD, from the coding sequence GTGAATCATCGCATATCGCTGAAACTGGTCGGCGCTATACTGGCGCCGGCCGTACTTGTAGCGTTTGTAGTCGGACTGGTGCTGGCCGGGGCACTGAGCCTGCGGCCGTCACTGGCTCAGACTGAAACGAAGCTGGCGCAAGTCGGGCTTGGCCTGGGAGCAGGAGACCACAGCCCGTTCGCGCAGGTTGCTGACGCCGTGCTGCCCGCGGTCGTCAACATCTCGGCCGAGAAGACGGTCAGGGTGTCAGAGCGATCTCGGCTGGAGGGTACCCCGCTCGAGCAGTTCTTCCGGGATTTCATGCGGGGGATGCCCGAGATGCCGCAGGAACAGCGGCAGGGCTCGCTGGGTTCCGGAGTTCTCATCAGTACGGACGGGTACATCGTCACCAACAATCACGTCGTTTCCGGGTTCGACAAGATCGCCGTCCGTCTCTCGGATGAGACGGAGTTCAAAGGCAAGGCCGTGAAGGTTGTGGGCCGGGATCCCCAGAGTGACCTTGCCGTTCTCAAGGTTGAGAGCAAGCAGCCGCTGCCTGCGGTCTTGCTGGCGAACCCAGCCGATATCAAGGTAGGTGACTGGGCGATAGCGGTCGGGAATCCGTTCGGTCTCAGAGGTACGGTGACGGTCGGTGTCGTATCGGCCAAGGGCCGATCCGGCCTGCCTTTGCCCGAGGGCCCGACCTACCAGGATTTCATACAGACCGATGCGTCCATCAATCCCGGCAACTCGGGCGGCGCGCTCGTGAACATCAAAGGCGAACTCATGGGCGTGAACAGCGCAATCCGGACCCCTACCGGCTACAACGTCGGCATCGGCTTCGCGGTCCCGGTCGACATAGTGAAGTCGGTTACCGACCAGCTCATCAAGACCGGCAAAGTGGTGCGAGGATACATGGGTATCAGGCCTCAGCCGGTTACCGAGGCAATCCGCCGGGCAATGGCGCTGGAGGACAGCAAGGGCGTCTTGGTTGCGGAAGTCATCTCAGGCCAACCGGCGGACAAAGCCGGCATCGAGTCGGGAGATGTGATTACCTCGGTTAACGGAGTCAAAGTCGACGGCGTCGAGCAGTTCCGGAGGCGCGTGGCGGAGTTCTCGCCTGGATCGAAGATAACGGTCGAGATCGTCCGAGATGGCGAGCGGTTGAGCAAGGGCCTGACCCTGGCGACACTGCCCGTGGATGGGCAGCAGGCGCCTTCGCAAGAGGAGGAGCAGCCATCGGTCTGGCTCGGGATCAGCGTCCGTAGTCTCACCCAGGACGAGCGGGCACAGGCGAAGGTTTCGGGTGGCGTGATCGTTGAGGACGTGGAGTCGGGTAGCGCCGCTGACGAGGCCGGCATCCAGGCCGCCGACATCGTGCTTGAGGTCGGCAAGACGAGGATCGGTGGCATGGACGACTACAGCCGCGCGGTGCGCCAGTTCAGGGGCAGCAACAGAGCCGTCCTGTTCCGCGTCAACCGCGGTGGGTCCGTCCTCTACATCGCAGTCGAGCCCGGCGACTGA
- a CDS encoding Gfo/Idh/MocA family oxidoreductase, with amino-acid sequence MRPVGIGLAGLGRWGRNYVKALLVLPECRLVAMADTDPAIRDRLSAETGIAVRESADELFSEPEVEAVVIATPDRTHCSLAATALAAGRDVLIEKPMALQPVEAEVLAAQAESGGRVLAVGHTAVYHPGFAELVDEIRSRPPDAERRASAIRTSSGYSDGRSHPILDLCPHDIAIAVLLFGTPAAARARSNGKSVEYEVRFQGGELLNGRAEWHDPPHVRRFEVAGANSTLRDEAGGPSSRDIRETLLGRQCLDFAECCRTRRQPLSNGRVGLAVMRCISALATSCAGSGDWVQLKPGLRIPDGECRVPDSGPRPSELGVRA; translated from the coding sequence GTGAGGCCCGTCGGTATCGGACTCGCCGGCCTCGGCCGCTGGGGCCGGAACTACGTAAAGGCCCTGCTCGTCCTGCCGGAATGCCGGCTCGTCGCTATGGCCGACACGGACCCGGCGATCCGCGACCGGCTCTCCGCTGAGACCGGCATCGCGGTCCGCGAATCAGCCGACGAGCTGTTCTCGGAACCTGAAGTCGAGGCAGTGGTGATAGCCACACCTGACCGCACTCACTGCAGTCTCGCCGCTACCGCACTGGCCGCCGGCCGCGACGTGCTGATTGAGAAGCCGATGGCGCTTCAGCCGGTCGAAGCCGAGGTGCTGGCTGCACAGGCCGAATCCGGCGGGCGAGTGCTGGCTGTTGGACACACTGCCGTGTATCACCCCGGCTTCGCGGAACTGGTTGACGAGATCAGGTCCCGGCCGCCCGACGCGGAGAGGCGGGCATCGGCCATCCGCACCTCCTCCGGCTACAGCGACGGCCGTTCCCATCCCATCCTAGACCTGTGCCCGCACGACATCGCTATCGCAGTGCTCCTGTTCGGTACTCCGGCCGCGGCCCGCGCGCGCTCAAACGGGAAGAGCGTGGAGTACGAAGTCAGGTTCCAGGGAGGAGAGTTGCTCAACGGACGCGCCGAATGGCACGACCCGCCGCACGTCCGCCGGTTCGAGGTCGCCGGCGCGAATAGCACACTCCGGGATGAGGCAGGTGGCCCCAGCTCCCGCGACATCCGCGAAACGCTCCTGGGGCGCCAGTGCCTGGACTTCGCCGAGTGTTGCCGGACCCGGCGCCAGCCGCTCAGCAACGGCCGGGTGGGCCTGGCCGTAATGCGCTGCATCTCTGCCCTCGCCACGTCGTGCGCCGGCAGCGGCGACTGGGTGCAACTCAAGCCAGGGCTGCGAATACCAGATGGCGAATGTCGAGTACCGGACTCCGGACCTCGGCCTTCGGAGCTCGGAGTTCGGGCTTGA
- a CDS encoding bifunctional 5,10-methylenetetrahydrofolate dehydrogenase/5,10-methenyltetrahydrofolate cyclohydrolase has product MAEPRLLDGRAAAKAVRVELARRVDALQARGVKPGLRILQVGADPASSIYVASKVKASAMIGIDARVERLPDACCFADIARVIGAWNLDSTVHGFIVQLPLPRGIDACAVLQLVGSDKDVDGLGPASLGALASGRPRFTPATPTGIIELLVRNGISIPGRRVVIVGRGDLVGRPLASMLLLRGERGDATVTVCHSRTPDLGAVCRTAQILVVAVGRAGLVTGEMVTEGVVAVDAGTNSNDCKLVGDIDFESVAAKASAITPVPGGVGPMTVAMLLANTVRAAELASGT; this is encoded by the coding sequence ATGGCAGAGCCCAGGCTGCTTGACGGCAGGGCAGCGGCCAAGGCCGTCCGGGTCGAGCTGGCCCGGCGCGTTGACGCGCTCCAGGCCCGCGGGGTGAAGCCAGGCCTGCGCATCCTGCAGGTCGGAGCTGACCCGGCTTCGAGCATCTACGTGGCCAGCAAGGTGAAAGCATCGGCAATGATCGGCATCGACGCGCGGGTCGAACGGCTGCCCGATGCCTGCTGTTTCGCGGACATTGCCCGGGTGATCGGTGCGTGGAACCTGGATTCCACAGTCCACGGGTTCATAGTCCAGCTTCCACTGCCGCGCGGGATTGACGCGTGTGCCGTACTCCAGCTGGTAGGCTCTGACAAAGATGTCGACGGACTAGGCCCGGCAAGCCTCGGGGCGCTCGCGTCCGGACGGCCTCGGTTCACGCCGGCCACGCCGACCGGGATAATCGAACTCCTGGTACGAAACGGCATCTCCATCCCGGGCAGGAGGGTGGTCATCGTCGGTCGCGGTGACCTCGTCGGGCGGCCGCTGGCGAGCATGCTGCTGCTGCGAGGAGAGCGCGGCGACGCAACCGTGACCGTGTGCCACTCCCGCACTCCGGACCTGGGCGCGGTCTGTCGTACCGCCCAGATCCTGGTGGTGGCCGTTGGGCGAGCCGGACTCGTGACGGGCGAGATGGTGACGGAGGGAGTTGTCGCTGTCGACGCCGGGACGAACAGCAACGACTGCAAGCTGGTCGGAGACATTGACTTTGAGTCGGTTGCTGCCAAGGCATCGGCCATCACGCCGGTTCCGGGCGGAGTCGGTCCGATGACGGTGGCAATGCTGCTCGCCAATACCGTACGAGCTGCGGAACTGGCGTCGGGAACGTAG
- a CDS encoding glycosyltransferase family 2 protein: protein MKLSVVIPVYNEESSVTELVERVKAVPVEKEIITVDDHSSDDTLSVLHRIPGIRVIPHPVNRGKGAAVRTGLSHASGEVVVIQDADLEYSPSDYPALLEPFSDPRVDAVYGSRFRGGGSFLLMSKLANYFLSFLTNAMFGGRITDMETCYKLIRRPLFQDLCLSADRFEIEPEITAKLLRRHCRIVEVPIQYNARRAGKKIGPRDGVSACLALVRWYVR, encoded by the coding sequence TTGAAGCTGAGCGTGGTCATCCCGGTCTACAACGAGGAGTCATCGGTCACCGAGCTGGTCGAGCGGGTCAAGGCCGTACCGGTAGAGAAGGAGATAATCACTGTCGACGACCACTCCAGTGACGACACGCTCTCGGTGCTGCACCGGATACCAGGCATCCGGGTGATTCCGCACCCGGTCAATCGCGGCAAGGGCGCCGCAGTTCGGACCGGGTTGTCACACGCCTCCGGCGAAGTAGTCGTCATCCAGGACGCGGACCTGGAATACAGCCCTTCCGACTACCCCGCGTTGCTCGAGCCCTTCTCCGACCCCCGGGTCGACGCCGTGTATGGTTCGCGCTTTCGCGGCGGCGGCAGCTTCCTGCTGATGAGCAAACTGGCCAACTACTTTCTCAGCTTTCTCACCAATGCCATGTTCGGGGGACGAATCACCGATATGGAGACCTGTTACAAGCTCATCCGCCGGCCCTTGTTTCAGGACCTCTGCCTGTCTGCCGACCGGTTCGAAATCGAACCGGAGATAACCGCGAAGCTACTACGCAGGCATTGCCGGATTGTCGAAGTTCCTATACAATACAACGCGCGTCGAGCCGGCAAGAAGATCGGTCCCCGCGATGGTGTCTCGGCCTGCCTCGCTCTTGTTCGGTGGTACGTGCGCTAG